TAGAAGGCCATTCAGTTTGGTTTGTTGCGATAAACACCTCTACCAAATATTGTTATTAAATGTGATGCGCCAAAAATGATTTGATATATTATGTAGACAATATTAAAACAATTTTTCTAAGATTAACATGGAACTTTCAAAGGCAGTAGATACAAGATGCATGCCATCTTAACCTGCCGCCACATAGGGTCAACGCCATTGGTTGCAACTTCCAAGAATGTTTTCAAACTCAACCAGTAAGCATGACAATTGAGTAAGATATAAACCAGATTATGAAGATATTCTAGCCTTGTAGTGCACTCTACTTGTTTTGTGTGTCCTTGAGTGGCATTTCATAATAATAGACTTGAGGACAATTGCTCATACAATTGTTTTGGGCCATTGTAAAAGTTCATATAGTGATATAGTGGTATAAATGGCTTACATTATTACATCTTTAACAAGAGAGCTATATACAAGTTTACTTATCATCCATATATTTGAAtgatttttttagataaaaggcttgAGAACCTGGCTTCATTCATATAGCGCCAAGGGACCAAAGACCGGGAAGTAGCAAAAGAGAAGTGGCCCCACAGCCACTCCGAGGTGATCCAGCGGACAAACCCCAAAAGAGAGCAACATATGATCAACTATAGGTATCTTTAAGCTGATAGCAGCAGCCTTGCCCATAAGCTTGTCAGTGATGGAAGAGTTTTGAGTCCTTGTCCTATCTTTTGCTCAATATCTTCAAAGCTGCAAAAAGACAACAAGTTTATTAATACCATTAGGGGGGCGACATGTGAAAATACCTTCAATCATACTTTTGAAAGATTTATAGTTATCGGACTAAGGACTGTGTACTTGAATTACAGTGATCATATATTATATTATAACACACCAACCTTTTTGGTGCTAGAGGGACCAGCTTCGTCGTCATTTTTGCCGACACTATAGCTTCCTTTGTTCCCGCTTTCATTATTCATAGCCGTAGTGATGTGAGCAACAAGGTTTTCTTTCTCAACGACTAATTTGTCGAAGGTATCTCTAATTTTCAGCAGTCTACTCAGCGGGTATGTAAGTGCTCTCTTCTCCATTTTAATGATTTTTTTGTTGATCCTCTTAATCTGCAGAGAAAACCAAATGATAGATAAGGAATTTATATGTTGTCATACTACTAATGTAGTAATATATAAGATATGATATGCGGAGGAACTGCATGTATGTACTTACCAGGTTCAACCTATATGTCCATTGCTTCTTACGACAAAACCTCTTGACCGCGAGAGCTTGCTTTTGCACATCCAAATCCATCTGAGCCTTCTCCTTTAGGTCATGCAGGTACTGTCGTGTCTCCTGCTCCTCTCTTCTCTCTTGCTGCCTAGTTGAGTGAACCCTAGCACTGTCACTGGACTGTTCTATTCTAACAAATGGACGAGACTCAAAAATATCAGGCTTTATTATTTTATGCGAGACATTGGCATCTGATGCGGCTTCCATGGCCGGTGCAGGCTGAGtggtgagaggtggtggtggtggcatcgGCGCTGGCTGAGCAGCCCGAGGCAGAGATAGCGCACCAGCCATTTGAGCTGCGGCACATGCAACAATTGGAAATGTTGGTTTACAAATGGTTCGTGTGCTCCAAATATATACACGGATATGTACTAACCATATTCTGGAGTGGAGTCTATGATCTTCAGCATTGCAATTTCCATTAGTTGGTATGCGTCATTAACTATTGGAGGCGTGTTAACTGGTTCGTCGGAGTCCTCCACTACCCCTACCGTCTCGTTCTTCAGCGACCAAATAATGTTTGCAATGAAGTTGAGCACCCACTCGCCTGTGCGCCGACTGAAACTGAAAACATATAACGAATTAACGATACGAGATTGGAGTTGCTGATGTGCGTACGTATGCCATCTCAGGGACACAATTAGTTCACGAGTAAATTGTAAACCATGAATGTGTGTGAGACACTTACTCCACATACAGCCGTTCGGCCCTAGGAGCCTCACTGTCATTGCCAATGTATGTGCGATCAAGGATCGCATGTTCAAACCTTCCATTGGTGGTACCGTGGAGACGGATGAGCCCTTCTTCTGTGTCTGCCAAATTACATGTAGAAAATTGTCAAGAAATGAACAAATGTTGCGGCCAGTCTTGTAATATATTAAGAGCGGTAGAAATAATACTTACCAGTTTGGACCCTGATCTGCCTGACGACACGGCAGTCGCCGCACTGCAGTCGTCCTGGCGCGAGCGGCACGAACCTTTCCTCGTCCTCCATGGGGCCATGGTATGGGATAACATTGGCGTCGGCTTGGTTTACTTCGTCGCTGATGAACGCCTCGTCGATATCATACATGGGGAAGCTGTCAGGAGACGGAAGGTCTGGGAACTCTTCCTCATCTTCCGAGGCCGTCATCAACATTTCCTCGTCGAAGCCGTGGATGTCTAACGCCAATGTCGACTCGTCTAGAAAGTTTTGGAGTAGTACGCCCGTCTCCGGCACCTGATCTAAGGGCGCCGCCTGGATATTTGTCTGAAAGTGAGGGATCGGCGCCGGCATGTGCATCTGATCGTGAAAGCCCGATCCAACCAGCATTTGATGGTGTTGGACGGGGGCCTGAGGGTGCTGGAGATGCTGTTGGACATCGGGGTGATTAACGTGGGTGATAGGTGCCTGCATCATTATCTGCTCGTCAAAGCCGTAAGCCGACGACGACTCTGGCAGGGCTTGCTGGTGATGGACGGGCGGCGACGCCGGGACCTGAGAATAAAGCAGCAGCGTAATCAGAGAAGCCGTGGCCTGGACATCGGGAAATACCTGAGCGTTGGGCACCGTAAGTGGCTGGCCGAGAGTCGCCGGATCTAGTTGCAGTTGGGCGTTCGCGTCCGCGGCCTCCAGCAGAGCTTCCACAGAGATCTCTTCGTCCATGGCGTCGAGGTTGAGGAAACAGTCGACGTCGAAGTCCTCTCCGGCCATGGCGACTCGCAGGTGGAGTTCACGCGTACGTCCAAGAAAAGACAAGCAAGCAGTAGAGTAGATGAAGGGTAGTGGTGAGTGGTGGCAACTGCGACGGTGGGAGAGGGTTCATATATGTGGCGAAGGGGTGGGAGTGAAGCGCGTCCCGACCGTTCGAGCGGTTGCCGCCCACGGGTACCGCAAAATGTTTCTTTCCAATTCTATCACATACGTTGGTGGTTGATTTTGAGGCGCGGGGCGCGAAAAAGTTAGCACGTTTGTCTCAGCCTCGTTTTGCCGCTCGTTTTGCTTCCGGCGGCTCGATTTATCGAGCATGCCAGATTCGAATTTCATGCTGGAATTGGAGATTCTGATACGGTACTACTTCATGCTAAGTTGTACCACTCCTTCCTTTAGAAAATAAAATGCCTATAGTTTTTTTCGGGTATTTCAAATTGATCAACTAGTGTCAACATTTACATATATTTGATCAAACATTTAAAAAACAGCTTTGACAAAAAATTATAGCGTTGCACTCGCATCTTTAGACCAGGCTCATCACGCTCTTCCACATGCGCGGGCATCCTAATTTTTTTCTTTTGGAAACAAGGAGTATAAATCGCAATTCTATGGTTCAATCAATGGCTTCAGAACATCTCCAGGGTTGAAGATTTTCTTGTTTGTTAATGAGAGAAATGGGTCGATAATTCTTACCTCACAATTAATTATGCCTTGGTGAGTTCTTTTTCAACGGCAAATGGAATATTAATATCACGAATATACCAATATATTACACATCCATCATCTGCACCAACAAGATGCTGAAAGATATCAAGGATGCACATAGCAAGAAAAAAAATGCCACGATGGCCGATCACTTGGAACAACAACAACCTAACCACCATGAAAGACAATATCCGACCTACAAAAGAGATTCTCCAAAAGCAAAACCTCCAAGAAGATAACAATGCAAAAGAGTTATCTTTTCCCAATCAAAGATCTTATGTTTTCACCCTAAAAAAGGTCCGAGTTCCGAAAACCATGCCTTCCTCGTGGATCACCTTTTCTGTTTTCGAAGAAAATTATAGAAAATTCAAATATTAAAATGCTTCGAGATGTCCATGTCTTATTTGTTCTAGTttttagaaaaaataacaaacatgaatttggacaaaatttgCAAAATGGCCCCATGTTTTGGTAAAACGGCTCTGGAATTCACATACGACGTCCGATGAAAAAGTTTTTCGTATGAGCATGAATTGatagaaaaagttacatccgatttcAACGACCTATGGCCATTTAACGAATTTTTGGATTCCTAAAAAGCAAAAAGGTAATAGTAGTTTTCTAAGATTTTAGGGAAAAATGAAAAATTGCACATCCCGCCAACGTATGAAGAGGCTGGTGCGCCGACAGTAACCTAGTCTTATATAAACAAACCCGTGCCCTTCCTCTCTCAGTTTCCCCTCATTCTCCTCTCTGCCTTCTCATCTCCTCTTATTCTCCATTCTTCCATTTCTTCACCTTCTCCCTCCCTCCGGCACCCCAATCTCTCCCACCCTCCGGTGCCGACCCTCTACCTCCCTCTCGGGACCCCGAGCTTACCCCTTCAGCGACCACCACCTCCAGCTATGGTAGCCACCTCCTCTCCAGTGACGGCAACCACCTCCTCTCCGGCGACGGTGACAACCTCTGGCGACGACGACCACCTCTGATGGGATTCACAACATAGAAAAAATTCCTACGAGATGCGAGCAAAACCAAGATTCAATCTAGGAAGATCCATGATACAAGATCAAATCTAAGAAGATGCAAGCAAATAGAAAGAGATCAATATTGCTAAGGGGAAGCGTTTTAcaacgtggttgatgtagtcgttcTCTTTGGGATCCAATCTGATCAGCACCGCAATGAGCGGTGCCTCCAAGTTATGCACACGTACATCTTGATGAAGACTCCTTCTCCTTGATATCGAAAGGGAGAGGGAGTAGTACATGAGATCaaatccggcagcacgatggtGTGGTGGTGATGGAGGTATGGGGAAATTTtagcagagcttcgctaagcgtctaTGGAGAGGAGGAGGGAGGAAGCGACCATGGATGATATGTTGCGgcccagccctcccctccctcttgtaTAGGCATGGGgaggggggctgccttggcccctcctccaagcgctAGGGTCGGCCAAAAAGGGGGAAAACTTTCCCCCAAGTTAACCCCCTATTTTGAAGGGATTTGATCCTATCCACTTGATCCAGCCaaatgggccttggggggctgttgtgcatggcccatgtgggaATGTGTGACCCCCTTCGATCCACGTGGGTGCTCCagaacaggtgggtcccactgtaGTACCcttcggaaccttctagaacctccggtacaatactAAAAAATCCTAAACTTTTTCAGTAACCCTAAAAGTACTTTCTCATATGTTTTTATTCAACTCTAGACCATTCAGAAGTtaatcgtgatgtcctggatcccatacgGAACTCCGAATAAACCTTCGGTTTCACCATCATGAATATGTCGTTTGTAATCTAGCGTCATCAAGCGTTAAGTGTGTGAACCTACGGGTTCGAtaatatgcggacatgatcgagacacttctCCATTCAGTGATCAATAGTGGGGCCTGGATTTCCATAATGATTCACACACATTCAATGAAGATCTTTATCGCTTGAGCCACGATGATAAGGATTCAGACAGTCCCATATTCCATTCCATTTGTCTCGCAATATTTTACTTTCCCGAGATTCAATCATCAGTATCATCATACCTAGTTCAGTCTTGTTACTAGGAAGTACTCTTTACTCCTATTGTAACACATCATTCACTTGTGGCTAACTcattagtcacatgcttgcaagcgatATAGCATGTACATTACCTGAATGGACCTTGAGTATATATGTCCGCTACAcggatggacaaattccactctTGATACATAGCACCCACCAAGTACTTTTTGACATACCCAGATACACCTTCATGATCACCCAATTATGAAGTCACATTTGAAGCCTTTAAAGTATTCTTCCGGTACAAAGGAatctcatggtctaaggattGGTATATTTGACATTGGAAAGCAACAACAATTAAAAATTGACACGATCGTACTGCTTTGCTTAGTTAGGTCTTGTCCATCATCTCATTCTCCTAATGATATGACACCATTGTTAATTGAAAACACGTGT
This Lolium perenne isolate Kyuss_39 chromosome 1, Kyuss_2.0, whole genome shotgun sequence DNA region includes the following protein-coding sequences:
- the LOC127321387 gene encoding uncharacterized protein isoform X2 — its product is MAGEDFDVDCFLNLDAMDEEISVEALLEAADANAQLQLDPATLGQPLTVPASPPVHHQQALPESSSAYGFDEQIMMQAPITHVNHPDVQQHLQHPQAPVQHHQMLVGSGFHDQMHMPAPIPHFQTNIQAAPLDQVPETGVLLQNFLDESTLALDIHGFDEEMLMTASEDEEEFPDLPSPDSFPMYDIDEAFISDEVNQADANVIPYHGPMEDEERFVPLAPGRLQCGDCRVVRQIRVQTDTEEGLIRLHGTTNGRFEHAILDRTYIGNDSEAPRAERLYVDFSRRTGEWVLNFIANIIWSLKNETVGVVEDSDEPVNTPPIVNDAYQLMEIAMLKIIDSTPEYAQMAGALSLPRAAQPAPMPPPPPLTTQPAPAMEAASDANVSHKIIKPDIFESRPFVRIEQSSDSARVHSTRQQERREEQETRQYLHDLKEKAQMDLDVQKQALAVKRFCRKKQWTYRLNLIKRINKKIIKMEKRALTYPLSRLLKIRDTFDKLVVEKENLVAHITTAMNNESGNKGSYSVGKNDDEAGPSSTKKL
- the LOC127321387 gene encoding uncharacterized protein isoform X1 translates to MAGEDFDVDCFLNLDAMDEEISVEALLEAADANAQLQLDPATLGQPLTVPNAQVFPDVQATASLITLLLYSQVPASPPVHHQQALPESSSAYGFDEQIMMQAPITHVNHPDVQQHLQHPQAPVQHHQMLVGSGFHDQMHMPAPIPHFQTNIQAAPLDQVPETGVLLQNFLDESTLALDIHGFDEEMLMTASEDEEEFPDLPSPDSFPMYDIDEAFISDEVNQADANVIPYHGPMEDEERFVPLAPGRLQCGDCRVVRQIRVQTDTEEGLIRLHGTTNGRFEHAILDRTYIGNDSEAPRAERLYVDFSRRTGEWVLNFIANIIWSLKNETVGVVEDSDEPVNTPPIVNDAYQLMEIAMLKIIDSTPEYAQMAGALSLPRAAQPAPMPPPPPLTTQPAPAMEAASDANVSHKIIKPDIFESRPFVRIEQSSDSARVHSTRQQERREEQETRQYLHDLKEKAQMDLDVQKQALAVKRFCRKKQWTYRLNLIKRINKKIIKMEKRALTYPLSRLLKIRDTFDKLVVEKENLVAHITTAMNNESGNKGSYSVGKNDDEAGPSSTKKL